In Fusarium fujikuroi IMI 58289 draft genome, chromosome FFUJ_chr08, one genomic interval encodes:
- a CDS encoding related to GTT1-glutathione S-transferase, with the protein MSSKQPDITLYFLNASRAIRIAWLLEELDISYKLVTSPRAANGLAPPEFKAKIPTRLGSSPVIQDGDLVIQESGAIVEYLIESYDSASRLLPQETYARASVREWIQASEGTFMMNAVPIIMARMGMPKEAAQYVSGLEAAIAPRVHEAMQWFEAELESGPTKGQFIVGTGLTAADIMMGFSIECIFAMKLGTESQDWPLISKWLANIKERKAYRTAVEKTGYSM; encoded by the exons ATGTCTTCCAAGCAGCCAGATATCACTCTTTACTTCCTCAACGCGAGCCGAGCGATCCGAATCGCCTGGCTCCTGGAAGAGCTGGATATTTCGTACAAATTGGTCACCTCGCCAAGGGCAGCCAATGGGCTAGCGCCGCCAGAGTTCAAAGCTAAGATTCCAACTCGCCTTGGAAGTAGTCCTGTTATTCAGGATGGGGATCTGGTAATCCAAGAAAGTGGTGCTATCGTGga GTATCTCATCGAATCATATGACTCTGCGTCACGGCTGTTGCCTCAGGAAACATATGCTAGAGCAAGTGTTCGGGAATGGATTCAAGCTTCCGAGGGTACTTTCATGATGAATGCTGTTCCG ATTATCATGGCCCGTATGGGAATGCCAAAAGAGGCTGCACAATATGTTTCAGGGCTGGAGGCTGCGATTGCGCCAAGGGTGCACGAGGCAATGCAGTGGTTCGAAGCGGAACTTGAATCAGGCCCTACCAAGGGCCAATTCATTGTCGGGACAGGTCTTACTGCTGCAGATATCATGATGGGCTTTAGCATCGAGTGCATTTTTGCCATGAAGCTGGGAACGGAAAGTCAGGATTGGCCACTAATCAGTAAATGGCTGGCGAATATCAAGGAAAGGAAGGCTTATAGGACAGCGGTGGAAAAGACAGGATATTCAATGTAG
- a CDS encoding monooxygenase-like protein: protein MSPDILDSQELANRLTQAKVWSQFYQNYNPDYKISDKTFGDPLNRKIRVINIGAGLFGINLAYWISNKCENFDLTVFEKSSKLGGVWNHNRYPGVACDVPSHVYQYSFAPNPDWPRFLSPGQDIQKYLQKCATTFDLDKYIKFHTRVLKAEWHEEGFWRVFVREELTNGENREYHQDAEILVNNAGSQHVYQWPNVQGLDKFKGTLLHTAEWDDQFDQEAWKNKTVSVIGSGASAVQVVPSMQPHVSKMTVFSRTPVWFAPGLAGDEFSPEYSPEDQEEFKKNPSKLQAHGKSIERRLNDLFPNFYSGTDHQRNAIKFFYDQMKIKIKDPRLLQGFTPEFVPGCRRITPGDPFINAIQEQNVEVVFKGVAKLTEDGVVDTDGVERKVDAVVCATGFNVDLIPRFEVIGPNGLLISKFLKQSPDSYMSVALAQFPNYFHGSTGAYWPSANGSLIGPMDAVANYVVQVIQKLQMEHNIISVVPKQEAMDDFVEHAQTWLKGCAWSWDCPAWYKAQSGPLKGRVNVIWPGITLQFVRALSKVRWEDYDIKYAASGKKSANRFLYLGDGLVKETFDTDMDDSPHIHLGAIDPRWAKAAGLTFVDGMKALTS from the exons ATGAGCCCTGATATCCTTGATTCACAAGAGTTGGCCAACAGGCTGACTCAGGCCAAAGTGTGGAGTCAGTTCTATCAGAATTATAATCCAGACTACAAGATCTCGGACAAAACTTTTGGTGACCCAC TCAATCGTAAGATTCGGGTTATCAACATAGGTGCTGGCCTCTTCGGCATCAATCTCGCATACTGGATCTCCAACAAGTGCGAGAACTTCGACCTCACCGTATTCGAAAAGAGTAGTAAGCTCGGAGGCGTCTGGAACCACAACAGATATCCTGGAGTTGCCTGCGATGTCCCATCTCACGTTTATCAATACAGCTTTGCACCAAACCCAGACTGGCCCCGGTTTCTTAGCCC AGGTCAAGATATCCAGAAGTACCTCCAGAAATGCGCCACCACATTTGATCTAGACAAGTATATCAAGTTTCATACCAGAGTTCTGAAGGCCGAGTGGCATGAAGAGGGATTCTGGCGCGTCTTTGTGCGGGAGGAGCTAACAAATGGCGAGAATCGGGAATATCACCAAGATGCAGAGATTTTGGTGAACAACGCTGGAAGTCAACATGTCTATCAGTGGCCCAATGTTCAGGGCCTCGATAAATTCAAAGGAACG TTGCTTCACACTGCTGAATGGGATGACCAATTCGACCAAGAGGCGTGGAAGAACAAGACCGTTTCTGTAATTGGCAGCGGTGCCTCAGCAGTACAGGTAGTGCCTAGTATGCAA CCTCATGTTTCCAAGATGACTGTCTTCTCTCGCACTCCAGTTTGGTTCGCACCTGGACTCGCAGGTGATGAGTTTAGCCCAGAAT ACTCACCAGAAGACCAGGAGGAGTTCAAAAAGAATCCTTCGAAGCTTCAGGCCCATGGTAAGAGCATCGAGAGGCGTCTCAATGACCTCTTCCCAAATTTCTACAGCGGCACTGATCACCAGAGAAATGCCATCAAGTTTTTCTACGATCAAATGAAGATTAAGATCAAGGACCCCAGGCTTCTCCAGG GCTTTACTCCTGAATTTGTTCCCGGATGTCGTCGCATCACTCCAGGTGACCCTTTCATCAATGCAATCCAAGAGCAGAATGTCGAGGTCGTCTTCAAAGGCGTGGCAAAACTTACCGAAGACGGTGTTGTGGATACAGATGGCGTTGAACGAAAGGTAGACGCCGTAGTCTGTGCAACTG GTTTCAATGTCGACCTTATCCCACGATTTGAGGTCATCGGGCCAAACGGCCTCCTCATATCCAAGTTCCTTAAACAGAGTCCAGACAGTTACATGTCGGTCGCTTTGGCGCAGTTCCCGAATTACTTCCACGGCAGTACCGGCGCCTACTGGCCCTCTGCCAACGGATCTCTCATCGGACCCATGGACGCAGTCGCCAACTACGTAGTCCAAGTCATCCAGAAGCTGCAGATGGAGCACAATATCATCAGCGTAGTACCCAAGCAAGAAGCTATGGACGACTTCGTGGAACATGCTCAGACATGGTTGAAAGGCTGCGCTTGGTCATGGGACTGCCCAGCTTGGTACAAGGCACAGTCTGGACCGTTGAAAGGTCGAGTGAATGTCATTTGGCCTGGCATAACACTGCAGTTTGTCAGAGCCTTGAGCAAGGTCCGTTGGGAGGACTATGATATCAAGTATGCTGCCAGTGGGAAGAAGAGCGCAAACCGATTCTTGTATCTTGGCGATGGGCTTGTTAAGGAGACGTTCGATACTGATATGGATGACTCGCCGCATATTCACCTCGGGGCTATTGACCCTAGGTGGGCTAAGGCTGCTGGCTTGACCTTTGTTGATGGCATGAAGGCTTTGACTTCTTAG